The Dasypus novemcinctus isolate mDasNov1 chromosome 12, mDasNov1.1.hap2, whole genome shotgun sequence genome includes a window with the following:
- the LOC131280545 gene encoding putative zinc finger protein 705B isoform X3 gives MQSQEYVTFKDVAVDFTQEEWDLLDKFQQKLFREVMLENINNLVSVGYQVCKRDVLSQLEQGEVLIEGIGFPEYCSSGKKSALETYDMIEMIDYQPTFRKNTSKIMGLMVYAHET, from the exons ATGCAATCACAG GAGTATGtgaccttcaaggatgtggctgtagacttcacccaggaagagtgggaccTGTTAGACAAATTCCAGCAAAAGCTcttcagagaagtgatgctggagaatatcaataACCTGGTCTCAGTAG GATATCAAGTCTGCAAAAGAGATGTGCTTTCCCAACTGGAACAAGGAGAAGTGTTGATAGAAGGAATAGGATTTCCTGAATACTGCAGTTCAG GGAAGAAAAGTGCCTTGGAAACATATGATATGATAGAAATGATAGACTATCAACCTACCTTTAGGAAAAACACTTCGAAAATCATGGGATTG ATGGTGTATGCtcatgagacttga
- the LOC131280545 gene encoding zinc finger protein 596-like isoform X1, translating to MQSQEYVTFKDVAVDFTQEEWDLLDKFQQKLFREVMLENINNLVSVGYQVCKRDVLSQLEQGEVLIEGIGFPEYCSSGKKSALETYDMIEMIDYQPTFRKNTSKIMGLQRSHTQKNFFKYNYLQEDSFHTSIVKQHALIHRRKNSYFKKLPPKIHSDHSSFNQHKHVLPRSKSYECSQRAKSCMQCSDLRQYSGIHIEEKSHECHLFGKVFSQHSPLQRHERTHSGKKPYEFHLCVKPFSHYSSLKYHERSHTGEKPYECHFCGKALSNSSSLKRPQRTHTGERPYECHLCGKVFSLSSSLKRHQRTHTGEKPYECHLCGKVFSQYTHLKKHERTHIGEKPHECHLCGKAFNEYFHLKYHEKTHTGEKPHECHLCGKHFSHHSSLKYHERTHNGEKPHECHLCGKAFSQYAHLKLHKRTHTGEKPYKCHLCGKAFICSSSLKKHQRTHTRERPYECPLCRKAFMQSSHLRQHERTHTVEKP from the exons ATGCAATCACAG GAGTATGtgaccttcaaggatgtggctgtagacttcacccaggaagagtgggaccTGTTAGACAAATTCCAGCAAAAGCTcttcagagaagtgatgctggagaatatcaataACCTGGTCTCAGTAG GATATCAAGTCTGCAAAAGAGATGTGCTTTCCCAACTGGAACAAGGAGAAGTGTTGATAGAAGGAATAGGATTTCCTGAATACTGCAGTTCAG GGAAGAAAAGTGCCTTGGAAACATATGATATGATAGAAATGATAGACTATCAACCTACCTTTAGGAAAAACACTTCGAAAATCATGGGATTG CAGAGAtctcacacccaaaagaatttctttaaatataattatttacaaGAAGATTCCTTTCACACATCAATAGTGAAACAACATGCATTAattcacagaagaaagaattccTATTTCAAGAAACTACCTCCAAAAATCCACAGTGATCATTCATCTTTTAATCAACATAAGCATGTTCTccctagaagtaaatcatatgaatgtTCCCAAAGGGCTAAAAGTTGTATGCAATGCTCTGACCTCAGACAATACAGTGGAATTCACATTGAAGAGAAatcccatgaatgtcatctatttgggaaagttttcagtcaacATTCCCCTCTTCAacgacatgagagaactcactcTGGAAAGAAACCCTATGAATTCCATCTGTGTGTGAAACCCTTTAGTCATTATTCTTCCCTTAAATATCATGAGAGaagtcacactggagagaaaccctatgaatgtcattttTGTGGTAAAGCCTTGAGTAACTCCTCTTCCCTAAAAAGACctcagagaactcacactggagagagaccatatgaatgtcatctttgtgggaaggtCTTCAGTCTCTCCTCTTCCCTAAAAAGACATCAgcgaactcacactggagagaaaccgtatgaatgtcatctttgtgggaaagtctTCAGTCAATATACTCAtctaaaaaaacatgagagaactcacattggagagaaaccccatgaatgtcatctatgtgggaaagccttcaatgaatattttcatcttaaatatcatgagaaaactcacactggagagaaaccccatgaatgccatctatgtgggaaaCACTTTAGTCATCATTCTTCCCTTAAatatcatgagagaactcacaatggagagaaaccccatgaatgtcatctatgtgggaaagctttcagtcaataTGCTCATCTTAAATTACacaagagaactcacactggagagaaaccctataaatgtcatctttgtgggaaagccttcatttgTTCCTCCTCCCTCAAAAAACATCAGAGAACGCACACCAGAGAAAGACCATATGAATGTCCTCTTTGTAGGAAAGCCTTCATGCAATCCTCTCACCTaagacaacatgagagaactcacactgtaGAGAAACCCTAA